Proteins found in one Brachyspira murdochii DSM 12563 genomic segment:
- a CDS encoding AAA family ATPase: MSDIQIPNISISNFKCFKEFSIDCFKRFNLIFGKNSVGKSNLLEALYLYSNMFRSDTILSSFLQRDIPLNNNLELIFHNFDYTKPINIKTNKRELNIYPIKSLTNSLLDGIYYQVENNNGKTIKLPMLINNNRHLDNSFVPINNTFIFDNKKILSSIINAALFNFSFLNDYSTSETKVKNETIGAFNRLQNLKIDKTVVESLKAIIPNIESIRISSDKVCEVDIGLDRYLPINALGSGILKIFNYIVNASFLPNGVLFIDEIDNGFHYSSLRNLWLSLFKVSYLGNIQIFATTHSYECIKAFNDVYNEKKDEYNSNDDIQGIRIEADKKEKYKYHTITYSNEELNNAMDNWEVR, encoded by the coding sequence ATGAGTGATATTCAAATACCAAATATTAGTATAAGTAATTTTAAATGCTTCAAAGAATTTTCTATTGACTGTTTTAAAAGGTTCAATTTAATATTCGGTAAAAATAGTGTTGGAAAAAGTAATCTTTTGGAAGCATTATATTTATACTCAAATATGTTTAGAAGTGATACAATATTATCTTCTTTTTTGCAAAGGGATATACCTCTAAATAATAATTTGGAATTAATTTTTCATAATTTTGATTATACAAAACCTATAAATATAAAAACTAATAAAAGAGAATTAAATATATATCCTATAAAATCATTAACAAATAGTCTATTAGATGGAATTTATTATCAGGTAGAAAATAATAATGGAAAAACTATAAAACTTCCAATGCTTATAAATAATAACAGACATCTTGATAATAGCTTTGTTCCTATTAATAATACTTTTATATTTGACAACAAAAAAATATTATCATCTATTATTAATGCTGCCTTATTTAATTTTTCTTTTTTAAATGATTATAGTACTTCTGAAACAAAAGTAAAAAACGAAACAATAGGAGCGTTTAATAGACTCCAAAATTTAAAAATAGATAAAACAGTTGTAGAAAGTTTAAAAGCTATAATACCAAATATAGAATCAATAAGAATATCCTCAGACAAAGTTTGCGAAGTTGATATCGGTCTTGACAGATATTTACCAATAAATGCATTGGGGAGCGGTATATTAAAAATATTCAATTATATAGTTAATGCTTCATTTCTTCCAAATGGAGTTTTATTTATAGATGAAATCGATAATGGATTTCATTACAGTTCTTTACGAAATTTATGGTTATCTCTATTTAAAGTGTCTTATTTAGGTAATATACAGATTTTTGCAACTACTCACTCTTATGAATGTATAAAGGCTTTTAATGATGTTTATAATGAGAAAAAAGATGAATACAATTCAAATGATGATATTCAAGGTATAAGAATAGAAGCTGACAAAAAAGAAAAATATAAGTATCATACTATTACATACAGCAATGAAGAATTAAATAATGCTATGGATAATTGGGAGGTAAGATAA
- a CDS encoding transporter substrate-binding domain-containing protein: protein MKKIILIISIILFVSCTNSSNNTASNIDNLNNRYINVGIYVYDYPFGYISNGNIGGFDYDLMNEISRISGLKMNFNPMKFEELMSALESHKIDVIIAGMTVTEERKELVNFSDKYYTTSQAVIVEKSNTNINKEEDLIGKNVGVIIGTVADSMISKIDAINIERFDTGSSIILALKVRKVDAAVFDKTTCEHFAAYDNDIKIVQKIKFPDEDYAIAFRKEDTNLLDTVNKTLKEIMTSSFYDELMAKHLNSN from the coding sequence ATAAAGAAAATCATTTTAATTATATCAATTATTTTATTTGTATCATGCACTAATAGTTCTAATAATACCGCTTCTAATATAGATAATCTGAATAATAGATATATAAATGTAGGCATATATGTTTATGATTATCCTTTTGGTTATATTTCTAATGGTAATATAGGCGGATTTGATTATGATTTGATGAATGAAATTTCAAGAATATCAGGTTTAAAGATGAATTTTAATCCTATGAAGTTTGAAGAGCTTATGTCTGCTTTGGAATCTCATAAGATTGATGTTATTATAGCTGGAATGACTGTAACAGAAGAGAGAAAAGAGCTTGTGAATTTTTCAGATAAATATTATACGACTAGTCAGGCTGTAATTGTAGAGAAGAGCAATACAAATATAAATAAAGAAGAAGATTTGATAGGTAAAAATGTAGGTGTAATAATAGGAACTGTAGCAGATAGTATGATTTCAAAGATAGATGCAATTAATATAGAAAGATTCGATACAGGAAGCAGTATTATACTTGCTTTGAAAGTTAGAAAGGTAGATGCGGCTGTATTTGATAAAACTACATGTGAGCATTTTGCTGCTTATGATAATGACATAAAAATAGTGCAGAAAATTAAATTTCCTGATGAAGATTATGCTATAGCTTTTAGAAAAGAAGATACTAATTTATTAGATACTGTAAATAAAACTTTAAAAGAGATTATGACAAGCAGTTTTTATGATGAGCTTATGGCAAAACATTTAAATAGCAATTAA
- a CDS encoding transporter substrate-binding domain-containing protein, producing the protein MNKVIIFVLSALFILISLSACRNNSNKAEDKKIYNNTSVKVGIYVYDYPLLYLSNDNLGGFDYDIMNEIAKAENLKLEYIQTPFSELIPSLQNDMIDIAIAGISITEERKKLVSFSDKYYSSSQSIIVLKDNNDIKVFDDLIGKRVGVIKDTISDTIISASNNINVVRFDIAGSALLSLKIENVEAVMLDRVTCNNYIRYDNDIKIAEDIIFPELDYAIALKKNNSILLKKINSGLNTIMSNGVYENLINKHFN; encoded by the coding sequence ATGAATAAAGTAATTATTTTTGTATTATCTGCATTATTTATTCTGATTTCTTTATCAGCATGCCGTAATAATTCTAATAAAGCTGAAGATAAAAAAATATATAATAATACTTCTGTAAAGGTTGGAATATATGTTTATGATTATCCTCTTCTTTATTTGAGCAATGATAATTTAGGCGGCTTTGATTATGATATAATGAATGAAATAGCAAAGGCAGAAAACTTAAAATTAGAATATATACAAACTCCATTTTCTGAGCTTATACCTTCTTTGCAAAATGATATGATTGATATTGCTATAGCTGGAATAAGCATTACCGAAGAGAGAAAAAAACTTGTGAGTTTTTCAGATAAATATTATAGTTCATCTCAAAGCATTATTGTGCTTAAAGATAATAATGATATAAAAGTATTTGATGATTTGATTGGTAAGAGAGTAGGTGTTATAAAAGATACTATTTCGGATACTATTATATCAGCCTCAAATAATATTAATGTTGTAAGATTTGATATTGCAGGCAGTGCTTTGCTTTCTTTGAAAATAGAAAATGTAGAAGCTGTTATGCTTGACAGAGTTACTTGCAATAATTATATAAGATATGATAATGATATAAAAATAGCAGAGGATATTATATTTCCAGAACTTGATTATGCTATAGCTTTAAAAAAGAATAATAGTATTTTACTAAAAAAAATTAATAGCGGTCTTAATACAATAATGAGTAACGGAGTGTATGAAAATCTCATAAATAAGCATTTTAATTAA
- a CDS encoding N-6 DNA methylase — protein MKLSIEYIKKLLYALGYKEINSKIFNKKYKNNYTINVDFEKEKIFYSDNNFNKKITLGDETTSNFENSENFVVLECVDRLLEKGYSPDSITLEKKWEMGRKEKGKLDILVSKYNVSYLMIECKTWGNEFNKEYKNMLDKDKKGGQLFSYYNQDRNAEYLCLYTSRLNDIEKIEYKNEIVKIDEELKTLANVEEIYNRWNKQFSFNGIFEEDILPYGIQAKALLKKDLKTITPEDGKNIYNQFLEILRHNVVSDKPNAFNKIFNLFVCKVFDEDNTKENEELCFQWREATDNYEIFIDRLNQLFQSGMKDYLNKIIFYIKLDDIKQKNEKELRESLMQAMIYKNQEFSFVDIFDERDFKRNTSIVKEVVELLQGYQFRYTEKHQFLGDFFENLLNTGFKQEVGQFFTPRILTRFIVQSIPIKKIIKEKILSGNKDFIPKVIDFACGSGHFLTEVMDIIQKSLLEIGKENLDILKTVRTILERYNDDPDQFIWAEKNIYGIENDYRLVKTTKLSCFFNGDGEAQILQTSGIYPFNHDDYRGTLLDTINKENERFDIVVSNPPYSVSGFKAIMDRSSNNAFDLYKDITDSSKEIEVIFIERMKQLLKPNGYAAIILPVSILQNDGLYEKARTIIFENFYLKGIVKLGSNAFQATGTNTVVLFLQKREKPIRLENKESYINMCKDKKILIIDTGEKDDEKKFLGYSFSNRRGSEGITEERNKEGTYLGSLLDENDINNNNINKANYYMIQAFYDNYPKVVKELEKNIYVLDLKDCFNFEADNFVNRINLNIKKKILTEYGLILLGAISSIVKGKSITKNKVKNGNIPVIAGGKTSPYSHSEYNQNENCITVSASGSAGYVWYHNYKIWASDCNVIRSLDEEKYITKYIYYSLKKLQDLIYDLKTGSNQPHVYEKDLSKIKIPNLNIEKQKEIVSLMDEQENIILEQEKIIKELNDKINSLDFVNYDKCKLSDKTKFQITIGKRVLQKNIKENGKYPIYSANVYKPFGYIDELLFDNFDFTFVLWGIDGDWMTNYILPNNPFYPTDHCGVIKCIDNSVNMIYFNYAFNIVGKEYGFNRNLRASIDRIEKLQIPIPDLNIQNEISNTILDCKKQIDQAQLKIDNAKIKQREIMDDIFQVE, from the coding sequence TTGAAATTATCTATTGAATATATAAAAAAACTATTATATGCTTTAGGATATAAAGAAATCAATTCTAAAATATTTAATAAAAAATATAAAAATAATTACACTATAAATGTGGATTTTGAAAAAGAAAAAATTTTTTATTCAGACAATAATTTTAATAAAAAAATAACATTAGGAGATGAAACTACATCTAATTTTGAAAATAGTGAAAATTTTGTTGTTTTGGAATGTGTTGACAGACTTTTAGAAAAAGGATACAGTCCTGATAGTATAACACTTGAAAAAAAGTGGGAAATGGGTAGAAAAGAGAAAGGCAAACTAGACATACTTGTTTCAAAATATAATGTATCATACTTGATGATAGAATGTAAAACTTGGGGTAATGAGTTTAACAAAGAATATAAAAATATGTTGGATAAGGATAAAAAAGGAGGACAACTATTTAGTTATTATAATCAAGATAGAAATGCTGAATATTTATGCTTATATACTTCAAGATTAAATGATATTGAAAAAATAGAGTACAAAAATGAAATAGTAAAAATTGATGAAGAATTAAAGACACTTGCTAATGTAGAAGAAATATATAATAGATGGAATAAACAATTTTCATTTAATGGAATATTTGAAGAAGATATTTTACCATATGGAATACAAGCAAAAGCTCTTTTAAAAAAGGATTTGAAAACAATAACACCAGAAGATGGTAAAAATATATACAACCAATTTTTAGAGATATTAAGACACAATGTAGTTTCAGATAAACCTAATGCATTTAATAAAATATTTAATCTATTTGTATGTAAAGTATTTGATGAAGATAATACAAAAGAAAATGAAGAATTATGTTTTCAATGGCGTGAAGCTACAGATAATTATGAAATATTTATTGATAGACTCAATCAATTATTTCAAAGCGGAATGAAAGATTATTTAAATAAAATTATTTTTTATATAAAACTCGATGATATCAAACAAAAAAATGAAAAAGAATTAAGAGAGTCATTAATGCAGGCTATGATTTATAAAAATCAAGAGTTTTCATTTGTTGATATATTTGATGAAAGAGACTTTAAAAGAAATACATCTATAGTTAAAGAAGTTGTTGAATTATTACAAGGATATCAATTCAGATATACAGAAAAACATCAATTTTTAGGAGACTTTTTTGAAAATCTTTTAAATACAGGTTTTAAACAGGAAGTGGGACAATTCTTTACACCAAGAATATTAACTAGATTCATTGTACAATCTATTCCAATAAAAAAAATTATTAAAGAAAAAATTCTTTCTGGAAATAAAGATTTTATTCCAAAAGTTATAGATTTTGCATGCGGAAGCGGACACTTTTTAACAGAAGTTATGGACATAATTCAAAAATCTCTTTTAGAAATAGGAAAAGAAAATTTAGATATATTAAAAACAGTTAGAACTATTTTAGAAAGATATAATGATGATCCTGATCAATTTATTTGGGCTGAAAAAAATATATATGGCATAGAAAATGATTACAGACTTGTAAAGACAACTAAACTATCATGTTTTTTTAATGGAGATGGTGAAGCCCAAATACTTCAAACTTCAGGTATTTATCCTTTTAATCATGATGATTACAGAGGTACATTATTAGATACTATAAATAAAGAAAATGAAAGATTTGATATAGTTGTTTCAAATCCTCCTTATTCTGTAAGCGGATTTAAAGCTATAATGGATAGGAGTTCTAATAATGCTTTTGATTTGTATAAAGATATAACAGATAGCAGTAAAGAAATAGAAGTAATATTTATAGAGCGCATGAAACAATTATTAAAACCTAATGGGTATGCTGCAATTATACTTCCTGTTTCTATACTTCAAAATGACGGACTTTATGAAAAGGCAAGAACTATCATATTTGAAAATTTTTATTTAAAAGGAATTGTAAAATTAGGATCTAATGCATTTCAAGCTACAGGCACAAATACTGTTGTATTATTTTTACAAAAAAGGGAAAAACCTATTCGTTTAGAGAATAAAGAAAGTTATATAAATATGTGTAAAGATAAAAAAATTTTGATAATTGATACAGGTGAAAAAGATGATGAAAAAAAATTTTTGGGATATAGTTTCAGTAATAGAAGGGGAAGTGAAGGAATAACAGAAGAAAGAAATAAAGAAGGTACATATTTAGGTAGTTTATTAGATGAAAACGATATAAATAATAATAATATAAATAAAGCTAATTATTATATGATTCAAGCTTTTTATGATAATTATCCTAAAGTAGTTAAAGAATTAGAAAAAAATATATATGTTTTAGATTTAAAGGATTGTTTTAATTTTGAGGCTGATAATTTTGTTAATAGAATTAATTTAAATATTAAAAAAAAAATATTAACTGAATATGGATTAATTTTATTAGGGGCAATATCATCTATAGTAAAAGGAAAATCTATAACAAAAAATAAAGTAAAAAATGGAAATATACCTGTTATAGCTGGCGGAAAAACTTCTCCATATTCTCATTCAGAATATAATCAAAATGAGAATTGTATAACTGTAAGTGCTTCTGGAAGTGCAGGATATGTATGGTACCATAATTATAAAATTTGGGCATCAGATTGTAATGTAATACGTTCACTTGATGAAGAAAAATATATTACTAAATATATATATTATTCATTAAAAAAATTGCAGGATTTAATCTATGATTTAAAAACAGGTTCCAATCAACCGCATGTATATGAAAAAGATTTATCTAAAATAAAAATACCAAATTTAAATATTGAAAAGCAGAAAGAAATAGTTTCTCTTATGGACGAACAGGAAAATATCATTTTAGAACAAGAAAAAATAATTAAAGAATTAAATGATAAAATTAATAGTTTAGATTTTGTCAATTATGATAAATGTAAGTTATCTGATAAAACTAAATTTCAAATAACTATAGGTAAAAGAGTATTACAAAAGAATATCAAAGAAAATGGTAAGTACCCTATTTATAGTGCAAATGTATATAAACCTTTCGGATATATTGATGAATTGTTATTTGATAATTTTGATTTCACATTTGTATTATGGGGCATAGATGGTGATTGGATGACAAATTATATACTCCCAAATAATCCTTTTTATCCTACAGATCATTGCGGTGTTATAAAATGTATTGATAATTCTGTAAACATGATATATTTTAATTATGCTTTTAATATAGTTGGAAAGGAATACGGTTTTAATAGAAATTTGAGAGCTTCTATAGATAGAATAGAAAAATTACAAATTCCTATACCTGATTTAAATATACAAAATGAAATATCAAATACTATTTTAGATTGCAAAAAACAAATAGATCAAGCTCAATTAAAAATAGATAATGCTAAAATTAAGCAAAGAGAAATAATGGACGATATATTTCAAGTTGAATAA
- a CDS encoding SWIM zinc finger family protein, giving the protein MTEKINNLKQYINETFLLTLTNKGIYNRSVKDIDNIINNTPEKIKIEEDNNKIKVTIDTGEKIEVILNDEDIKSSKCTCPSKDICKHIIMSLLYIEHLDTENKADDDIENNNENNNENNNENNNKETKEKNNDITNNTFDEVKNISFDEIRKLSTKINFEYALDRFYENIEAEINENAMLEINIPEENTIIYFPKKDSIKKAVCSCKDSSLCAHKIIAILKYKETYGTLEDIKEEDKEIDENILKFAKEFAENIFEKGFYSCSEKDFDISEQLSVKLQVKNMPEIAKIFRSIAESIDAMINKRASFNKLFAFASLSRLYNTIHVIEKAKKENDNKTVKMLTGEIRSKYINRTSGEFLGLGAYPWISSTGYLGASAYLYNINAKKVSFFSYVIPTFYDNAKISYDDIRSNYRKKIHFENNISIEEISKHKFKFINYKVNNEERISSSKKTSVILNDRINCKLLEELRISKNNEELFAESYNDILNIDFKYDYFNKNDRAKIIIAKFQKIENIEFNKTEQILYFDIVNYTEKYDEERLTLNIKYTSIHSNGIKYIMNYKNSKIDKDKFILLEKTKYYIRPISIININAVINIFFEDTNN; this is encoded by the coding sequence ATGACTGAAAAAATTAACAACTTGAAACAATATATAAATGAAACATTTCTTCTTACTCTAACAAATAAAGGTATATACAATCGTTCTGTTAAAGATATTGATAATATTATAAATAATACACCTGAAAAAATAAAAATTGAAGAAGATAATAATAAAATAAAAGTTACAATAGATACAGGAGAGAAAATAGAAGTAATACTTAATGATGAAGATATAAAATCAAGCAAATGTACATGCCCGTCAAAAGATATTTGCAAACATATTATAATGTCGCTTTTATATATAGAACATCTTGATACAGAAAATAAAGCAGATGATGATATAGAAAATAACAATGAAAATAACAATGAAAATAACAATGAAAATAATAATAAAGAAACAAAAGAAAAAAACAATGATATAACAAATAATACATTTGATGAAGTTAAAAATATAAGCTTCGATGAAATTAGAAAATTAAGCACTAAAATAAATTTTGAATATGCATTAGACAGGTTTTATGAAAATATTGAGGCAGAGATTAACGAAAATGCTATGCTTGAAATTAATATTCCAGAAGAAAATACAATTATTTATTTTCCTAAAAAAGACAGTATAAAAAAGGCAGTATGTTCATGCAAAGATTCCTCGCTTTGTGCACATAAAATAATAGCGATATTAAAATACAAAGAAACGTACGGAACTTTAGAAGATATAAAAGAAGAAGATAAAGAGATAGATGAAAATATTTTAAAATTTGCAAAAGAGTTTGCAGAAAATATATTTGAAAAAGGATTTTACTCATGCAGCGAAAAAGACTTTGATATATCAGAACAATTAAGTGTAAAACTTCAGGTAAAAAATATGCCTGAAATAGCAAAGATATTTAGAAGTATTGCTGAGAGTATTGATGCTATGATAAATAAAAGAGCTTCTTTTAATAAATTGTTTGCATTTGCATCATTATCAAGACTTTATAATACAATACATGTAATAGAAAAAGCAAAGAAAGAAAATGATAATAAAACAGTGAAAATGCTTACTGGAGAGATTAGAAGTAAATATATAAACAGAACAAGCGGAGAGTTTTTAGGACTTGGGGCTTATCCTTGGATAAGTTCTACTGGATATTTGGGAGCTAGTGCTTATTTATATAATATTAATGCCAAAAAAGTATCTTTCTTCTCTTATGTAATACCTACATTCTACGATAATGCAAAAATATCATATGATGATATCAGAAGCAATTACAGAAAAAAAATTCATTTTGAAAATAATATATCAATAGAAGAAATTTCCAAACATAAATTTAAATTTATAAATTATAAAGTCAATAACGAAGAGAGAATATCATCAAGCAAAAAAACTTCCGTTATACTAAATGATAGAATTAATTGTAAACTTTTAGAAGAATTAAGAATATCAAAAAACAATGAAGAATTATTTGCTGAAAGCTATAATGATATACTTAATATAGATTTTAAATATGACTACTTCAATAAAAATGACAGAGCAAAAATTATAATAGCAAAATTCCAAAAAATAGAAAATATAGAATTTAATAAAACAGAACAAATACTTTATTTTGATATAGTAAATTATACAGAAAAATATGATGAAGAGAGATTAACCCTAAATATAAAATATACATCAATTCATTCAAACGGGATTAAATATATAATGAATTATAAAAACTCAAAAATAGATAAAGATAAATTTATACTATTAGAAAAGACTAAATATTATATACGCCCAATAAGCATAATAAATATCAATGCTGTTATTAATATATTTTTTGAAGATACTAATAATTAA
- a CDS encoding DUF3226 domain-containing protein: MLNNPMAKKVLLVEGNDERDLCSLIIKEKLNLKYESSQNIKNFIEDDDTIHIITINKVDNKNHITSFIKTSNYNNIEKLAIVVDAESNAQKRFNIFNDIIKCEYNQNKNIYYDDYKGLFITTKTDDKTSGYLEHLVEKIILENDKDLYNDCVNNFFKCADNYINQGSNEAHLLKAKILAFISVRCKKRNTIGGLFQECSHYLDSNVLYYLIDFLNNMFK; encoded by the coding sequence ATGCTTAATAACCCTATGGCTAAAAAAGTTCTTCTTGTTGAAGGAAATGATGAGAGAGATTTATGCTCACTTATAATTAAAGAAAAATTAAACTTAAAATATGAATCAAGTCAAAATATAAAAAACTTTATAGAAGATGATGACACTATACATATAATAACAATCAATAAAGTTGATAATAAAAATCATATTACTTCATTTATAAAAACTTCCAACTACAACAATATAGAAAAACTTGCAATAGTAGTTGATGCAGAAAGTAATGCTCAAAAAAGATTTAATATTTTTAATGATATTATAAAATGTGAATATAATCAAAACAAAAATATTTATTATGATGATTATAAAGGCTTATTTATAACAACTAAAACTGATGATAAAACTTCTGGATATTTAGAACATTTAGTAGAAAAAATAATTTTAGAAAATGATAAAGACTTATATAATGACTGCGTTAATAATTTTTTTAAATGTGCAGATAATTATATTAATCAAGGCAGTAATGAAGCCCATTTATTAAAAGCAAAAATACTTGCATTCATATCGGTAAGATGCAAAAAGAGAAATACAATAGGCGGATTATTTCAGGAATGCTCTCATTATTTAGATTCAAATGTATTATATTATTTAATTGATTTTTTAAATAATATGTTCAAATAA